The following proteins are co-located in the Urocitellus parryii isolate mUroPar1 chromosome 15, mUroPar1.hap1, whole genome shotgun sequence genome:
- the LOC144250462 gene encoding vomeronasal type-1 receptor 2-like encodes MTSKVLRFGIVFLLQIFIGTLGNFSLLFYHAFLHSSGFRSRPTDLILRHLTVANSLVLLSRAIPEIMAAFGLRHFLGDIGCKLVFSAHRVARGVSVTTTCLLSVFQYLTVSPRNSRWAEHRVKAQKSIGLFHFLCWVLHMLLNIRTPMLMTDRWSNSNLSTGVDFLYCSAVLHDRDTNSVFAALTFSHDVLCLELKIWASGSMVLILNRHMQHVHHIHRHQVSSRSTAESRTTRSILVLVSAFIFSYALSSIVHVCFPEFGTTAWWLVSTSAFVNGCFPTASPFILMGRERCVSHLTWRK; translated from the coding sequence ATGACCTCCAAGGTTTTGAGATTTGGAATAGTCTTCCTTTTGCAGATCTTCATTGGAACTCTGGGGAATTTCTCACTCTTGTTTTATCATGCCTTCCTTCACTCCAGCGGATTCCGATCAAGGCCCACAGACTTGATTCTCAGGCACCTGACTGTGGCCAACTCCTTGGTCCTTCTCTCAAGAGCAATCCCAGAGATCATGGCAGCTTTTGGGTTGCGACATTTCCTGGGTGATATTGGATGCAAGCTTGTTTTCTCTGCTCACAGAGTGGCCAGAGGTGTGTCTGTTACCACCACCTGCCTGTTGAGTGTCTTTCAGTACCTCACCGTCAGCCCCAGGAACTCCAGGTGGGCAGAGCATAGAGTGAAAGCCCAGAAGTCTATTGGCTTGTTTCATTTCCTCTGCTGGGTCCTACACATGCTGCTAAATATCAGAACTCCCATGCTCATGACTGACAGATGGAGCAACAGCAACCTCAGCACAGGTGTAGATTTTCTATACTGTTCAGCTGTGCTCCACGACAGAGACACAAACTCAGTATTTGCAGCACTGACTTTCTCACATGATGTTTTGTGTTTGGAACTCAAGATCTGGGCCAGTGGCTCCATGGTTCTCATTCTGAACAGGCACATGCAACATGTCCATCATATTCATAGACACCAAGTGTCATCAAGATCTACTGCTGAGTCCCGCACTACACGAAGCATCCTTGTCCTGGTGAGTGCCTTCATTTTCTCCTATGCCCTGTCCTCCATTGTTCATGTTTGCTTTCCTGAGTTTGGTACAACTGCGTGGTGGCTGGTGAGCACCTCTGCCTTCGTCAATGGGTGCTTCCCCACAGCCAGCCCCTTCATCCTCATGGGTCGCGAACGCTGCGTATCCCACCTCACCTGGAGGAAATAA